In Methanobacterium spitsbergense, a single genomic region encodes these proteins:
- a CDS encoding radical SAM/SPASM domain-containing protein: MIRKHYDGYNFVGIPETGITFRWGKNFKENPYMAPWPELADISISNYCTNECEYCYRSSNPEGKLISIKNYEFILEQLTSNKYGAVFQVALGGGEPLLHPDFNEILEITKEKFNIIPNYTTSGKFFDEKNIESTKKYCGAIAISYDPYRDLSLDELYKIGSNLFENDIKANIHYVISEKTLDNAIEIIEGKYDKYFEMFNAIIFLTHKPFGRADNQDSIKSPDKLNSFLNLIDNPISKVRIGFDACFVPILMKNTDVDNNMIDSCECGFFSVYIDENLNVMPCSFCNNDKYKYNLKEFNFEDIWQNKFLDYRNSITEYGRTDCGDCDKLSECRGKCPFFDELFLCEILF, translated from the coding sequence ATGATTAGAAAACATTATGATGGCTATAACTTTGTTGGAATTCCTGAAACGGGAATTACGTTTAGATGGGGTAAAAATTTTAAAGAAAATCCATATATGGCTCCTTGGCCGGAATTAGCAGATATTTCAATATCCAATTACTGTACTAATGAATGTGAATACTGTTATAGGTCTAGTAATCCTGAAGGTAAATTAATTTCAATCAAAAACTATGAATTTATATTGGAACAGTTAACAAGCAATAAATATGGAGCAGTATTTCAAGTTGCATTGGGTGGAGGGGAACCTCTTTTACATCCAGATTTTAATGAAATTTTGGAGATAACTAAGGAAAAATTTAATATTATTCCCAATTATACAACAAGTGGAAAATTTTTTGATGAAAAGAATATTGAATCAACAAAAAAATATTGTGGAGCAATAGCAATTTCTTATGATCCCTATAGAGATTTATCTTTGGATGAACTATATAAAATAGGGTCTAATTTATTTGAAAATGATATTAAAGCAAATATTCATTATGTAATATCCGAAAAAACTTTAGATAATGCAATTGAGATAATTGAAGGAAAATATGATAAATATTTTGAGATGTTCAATGCGATTATTTTTTTAACTCATAAACCATTTGGAAGAGCAGATAACCAAGATTCTATCAAATCACCAGATAAACTCAATTCATTCTTAAATTTGATAGATAATCCAATTTCTAAAGTTAGAATTGGTTTTGATGCTTGCTTTGTTCCGATTCTAATGAAAAATACCGATGTAGACAATAACATGATAGATAGTTGCGAATGCGGATTTTTCTCAGTTTATATAGATGAAAACTTAAATGTAATGCCTTGTTCTTTTTGTAATAATGATAAATACAAATATAATTTAAAAGAATTTAACTTCGAAGATATTTGGCAAAACAAATTTTTAGATTATCGGAATAGTATAACCGAATATGGTAGAACAGATTGTGGAGATTGCGATAAATTAAGTGAATGCCGGGGAAAATGTCCATTTTTTGATGAATTATTTTTATGTGAAATATTATTTTAA
- a CDS encoding thermonuclease family protein: MKITRIIIILVLIASIVAIAGYSSQNNNSHNTNSISSNNNSSNTLSNLNNSPKSTKNYEASGYCSYVVDGDTIDVDGIGRIRFVGVNTPERGQPGYQEAKDFVSSLCLGKTVGLDIDDAKHYDKYGRVLAVVYSGDMNVNAELLKRGYAEVMYIPPSEFNPYSWI, from the coding sequence TTGAAAATAACGAGAATAATTATAATTTTGGTATTAATTGCATCTATTGTAGCAATTGCAGGTTATTCAAGCCAAAATAATAATTCTCATAATACAAATTCAATTTCAAGTAATAATAACTCCTCTAATACATTATCAAATCTAAATAATAGTCCTAAAAGTACTAAAAATTATGAAGCAAGTGGATATTGCTCTTATGTAGTTGATGGAGATACAATCGATGTGGATGGTATTGGCAGAATACGATTTGTCGGAGTAAATACTCCTGAAAGAGGCCAACCAGGATATCAAGAAGCAAAAGATTTCGTATCAAGTTTATGTCTAGGAAAAACAGTAGGTTTAGACATTGACGATGCTAAACATTATGATAAATATGGAAGAGTTCTTGCAGTAGTTTATTCTGGAGATATGAATGTAAATGCAGAATTACTAAAAAGAGGATACGCAGAAGTTATGTATATTCCTCCATCAGAATTTAATCCATATTCATGGATATAA
- a CDS encoding histone family protein yields the protein MSELPIATIGRIIKNADANIRISEDSKEALGKVLEQCGEDISKQAILLAKHAGRTTVKAVDIELAIKEIG from the coding sequence ATGAGTGAACTACCAATAGCAACAATAGGAAGAATAATAAAAAATGCAGATGCAAATATAAGAATCAGTGAGGATTCAAAAGAAGCTTTAGGAAAAGTTTTAGAACAATGTGGAGAAGATATTTCCAAACAAGCTATTCTACTTGCAAAACACGCTGGAAGAACAACTGTTAAAGCAGTAGATATTGAACTGGCAATTAAAGAAATAGGTTAA
- a CDS encoding helix-turn-helix domain-containing protein, with product MSKIKEIFGEGSGLNLLDIKNAINSDILHENDEIEFKDADRFINEEKSKLSKKKKKSNQINKIVSELVSFLNSGRGVGLLILGLEENDQIAIKGVTTLKDKEQIRNLIYKQIGTIPSNIKPFKLDIIPVPFDEGNIFLIEVGSNNLDGIYYSKLDNNVYIRRGDETKTLDIPSFLELLANKNHAKIFTKFQQHADKDSYSFGIKLYNEGLEPGRYIYNSINVVSNSNLNYSIEGSSIEKQRSSDIDLKNMKGFDLNMNEINVPVNGLDFGSKDKTIESSLNKFFTYDNFSISSFRNLAGYPPSSIFIYPQVTFSIGKLSIEKKDFKMVITINNYENRGHTKQIFLFQGDKNGITHKELLSEYNSYLNL from the coding sequence ATGTCTAAAATTAAAGAGATTTTTGGAGAGGGTTCTGGTTTAAATCTTTTAGATATAAAAAATGCCATAAATTCTGATATTTTACATGAGAATGATGAAATTGAATTCAAAGATGCTGATAGATTTATTAATGAGGAAAAAAGTAAACTTTCCAAAAAAAAGAAAAAATCAAATCAAATTAATAAAATTGTATCAGAATTGGTTAGTTTCTTGAACTCAGGGAGAGGGGTAGGATTATTGATATTGGGTTTAGAAGAAAACGATCAAATAGCAATAAAGGGCGTAACTACTCTGAAGGATAAAGAACAGATAAGGAATTTAATTTATAAACAAATAGGAACAATACCATCTAATATCAAGCCATTTAAGTTGGATATAATTCCAGTACCATTTGATGAGGGGAATATTTTTCTAATTGAAGTCGGAAGTAATAATTTGGATGGTATTTATTATTCAAAATTAGATAATAATGTTTATATCCGACGTGGAGATGAAACTAAGACTCTAGATATACCTAGTTTTTTAGAACTCTTAGCTAACAAAAATCATGCCAAAATTTTTACAAAATTTCAACAGCATGCTGATAAAGATTCTTATTCTTTTGGGATAAAACTGTACAATGAAGGTTTGGAACCTGGTAGATATATATATAATAGTATTAATGTTGTATCTAATTCCAATTTGAATTATTCGATCGAAGGGTCATCAATTGAAAAACAACGTAGTTCAGATATTGATTTGAAGAATATGAAAGGTTTCGACTTGAATATGAATGAAATAAATGTCCCAGTTAATGGATTAGATTTTGGAAGTAAAGATAAAACTATCGAATCTTCTCTAAATAAATTTTTTACTTATGATAATTTTTCTATTTCATCATTTAGAAATCTAGCGGGATATCCACCAAGTTCGATATTTATATATCCACAAGTGACATTCAGTATTGGAAAGCTTTCAATTGAAAAAAAAGATTTCAAAATGGTGATAACAATAAATAATTATGAGAATAGAGGGCATACTAAACAAATTTTTCTATTCCAAGGTGATAAAAATGGAATCACTCATAAAGAACTACTCAGTGAATATAATTCATATTTAAATCTTTAA
- a CDS encoding DNA adenine methylase has product MKNALVSPVVKWVGGKRQLITVIHENVPKEKFKYYCEPFLGGGAVLFDLQPKNAIVNDLNSELMNVYEVIKNNVDELILDLKKHKNESDYFYEMRGLDRDKKIYNNLSNVEKASRILYLNKTCFNGLFRVNSSGEFNTPFGRYKNPNIINESTLRAVNSYFNESDIVFYNKDYELVLDSLKKDSFVYLDPPYDPVSDSSSFTGYNKGGFNKKEQKRLKECCDNLNSRGIKFLLSNSATDFIKNLYEDYNIAIVKAKRSINSVSNKRGQIDEVLVKNYDKK; this is encoded by the coding sequence ATGAAAAATGCATTAGTTTCTCCAGTCGTTAAGTGGGTTGGGGGAAAACGTCAATTAATCACTGTTATTCATGAGAATGTGCCGAAAGAGAAATTTAAGTATTATTGCGAGCCGTTTTTGGGTGGTGGTGCTGTTTTATTTGATTTACAACCCAAAAATGCAATTGTTAATGATTTAAATTCTGAATTAATGAATGTATATGAAGTAATCAAAAATAATGTCGATGAGTTAATACTAGATTTAAAAAAACATAAAAATGAGTCAGACTATTTTTATGAAATGAGAGGATTAGATAGGGATAAAAAAATATATAATAATCTTTCTAATGTTGAAAAAGCATCAAGAATTTTATATTTAAATAAAACCTGTTTTAACGGTTTGTTCAGAGTTAATAGTTCGGGAGAATTTAATACTCCATTTGGTCGATATAAAAACCCTAACATAATAAACGAATCTACTTTGAGGGCCGTAAATTCTTATTTCAATGAATCTGACATTGTATTTTATAATAAAGATTATGAATTGGTACTTGATTCCCTTAAAAAAGATTCATTTGTATATTTAGATCCTCCATATGATCCTGTTTCAGACAGTTCAAGTTTTACAGGTTATAATAAAGGAGGATTTAATAAAAAAGAACAAAAACGACTAAAAGAGTGTTGCGATAATTTAAATAGTAGAGGAATAAAGTTTTTACTTTCAAATTCAGCTACTGATTTTATAAAAAATTTATATGAAGATTATAATATCGCAATTGTTAAAGCAAAACGTTCAATTAATTCTGTTTCAAATAAAAGAGGACAAATTGATGAAGTATTAGTGAAAAATTATGACAAAAAATGA
- a CDS encoding type II restriction enzyme: protein MTKNDDAWVKLFEDHDILNEIEEKGMYEIESSEINLIRESRLMAKFDYKNQLPQIFKDNNLSILPISRGKYVISSFDVYHNLEEKTKEIDNCVFPSYIESIDFNNIKSETQAINCAYITGIISDFLEDKEIYPTVEGRMTSGQFDFKILDTKSSQIFDLEIDNSQIEIDGAYEGLDFLSLFEAKIEYPENFLVRQLYFPFRTLNDRVSKNIKNIFLVYSNGIYSLYEYVFENKDCYNSLKLIKQKNYSIIDGDIEIEDIEKIVDSIETIQEPKIPFPQADVFERVINLCEMLKENRLSAEQITQEYSFDRRQSGYYTSAGVYLDLIEKISDNGTIVYQLTQRGNRIFNLNLKERQLDLVKCILEHEVFLNIIKLWFRKASPPSKNEIVENMKKIDIYNIESESTYKRRSSTVKRWVEWILQLRNI from the coding sequence ATGACAAAAAATGATGATGCTTGGGTAAAATTATTTGAAGATCATGATATTTTGAATGAAATTGAAGAAAAAGGGATGTATGAGATTGAATCTTCAGAGATAAATCTAATCCGAGAATCACGATTAATGGCTAAATTTGATTATAAAAATCAATTACCTCAAATTTTTAAGGATAATAATCTTTCAATTCTTCCAATAAGTAGAGGTAAATATGTAATTTCTAGCTTTGATGTGTATCATAACTTGGAAGAAAAAACAAAAGAAATAGATAATTGTGTATTCCCTAGTTATATAGAAAGTATTGATTTTAACAATATAAAAAGTGAAACTCAAGCAATAAACTGTGCTTATATTACGGGGATAATTAGTGATTTTTTGGAAGATAAAGAAATTTATCCCACGGTTGAGGGTAGAATGACGTCCGGTCAATTTGATTTTAAAATTTTAGATACAAAATCTTCACAAATTTTTGATCTTGAAATTGATAATTCACAAATAGAGATTGATGGTGCGTATGAAGGATTAGATTTTTTGTCGTTATTCGAAGCAAAAATAGAATACCCTGAAAACTTTTTGGTTAGACAACTTTATTTTCCATTTAGAACTTTGAATGATCGAGTATCAAAGAATATAAAAAATATTTTCTTAGTATATTCCAACGGAATCTACAGCCTTTACGAATATGTTTTTGAAAATAAGGATTGTTATAACTCTTTAAAATTAATAAAACAAAAAAATTATTCTATAATTGATGGAGATATTGAAATAGAAGATATCGAAAAGATAGTTGATTCTATTGAAACTATTCAAGAACCTAAGATACCTTTTCCACAAGCAGATGTATTTGAAAGAGTTATTAATTTATGTGAAATGCTCAAAGAAAATAGATTAAGCGCAGAACAAATTACTCAAGAATATTCTTTTGATAGACGCCAATCGGGTTATTATACTTCTGCTGGAGTATATTTAGATCTAATAGAAAAAATTAGTGATAATGGAACAATTGTTTATCAACTAACTCAACGAGGAAATAGAATATTTAATTTAAACCTTAAAGAGAGACAATTAGATTTGGTTAAATGTATTTTAGAACATGAAGTATTTTTAAACATTATTAAATTATGGTTTAGAAAAGCATCTCCCCCATCCAAAAATGAAATTGTTGAAAATATGAAAAAAATTGATATTTATAATATTGAGTCTGAAAGTACTTATAAACGACGTTCTAGCACTGTTAAAAGATGGGTTGAATGGATTTTACAATTAAGAAATATCTAA
- a CDS encoding toll/interleukin-1 receptor domain-containing protein, whose product MDTKQEIIIHQTAFEFLSYNEKDDALDILQNSSLKLVESSDVLFDGDRTLTGWHLYVKIPMDEIELVDELIKEDISKAYNNALGADCFLRDIQVEIKKVKNPLDYTFYEIENYFQIGSKYDYDVVLSFAGEDRIYVEKVANYLLYKKIKVFYDNFETVENWGKDLYTHFDEIYRKKAKYCVMFISKDYADKLWTNHERRSAQARSFEEREEYILPVRFDETEIPGITPTIGYINGNKISEEKLADLIVKKLLLGYLDIS is encoded by the coding sequence GTGGATACTAAACAGGAAATAATAATTCATCAAACTGCATTCGAATTTTTATCTTATAACGAAAAAGATGATGCATTAGATATTTTGCAAAATTCTAGTTTAAAATTAGTTGAAAGTTCAGATGTTCTTTTTGATGGAGATCGAACACTAACTGGATGGCATTTGTACGTTAAAATTCCGATGGATGAAATTGAATTAGTTGATGAATTGATAAAGGAAGATATATCCAAAGCTTACAATAATGCTTTGGGAGCTGATTGTTTTTTAAGAGATATTCAAGTAGAAATTAAAAAAGTCAAAAATCCATTAGATTATACTTTTTATGAAATTGAGAATTATTTTCAAATTGGTTCTAAATATGATTATGATGTAGTTTTATCATTTGCAGGGGAAGATAGAATTTACGTCGAAAAAGTAGCCAATTATCTCTTATATAAAAAGATTAAGGTATTTTATGATAATTTTGAAACAGTTGAAAACTGGGGTAAAGATCTTTATACTCATTTTGATGAAATTTACAGGAAAAAGGCCAAATATTGTGTAATGTTTATTTCAAAAGATTATGCAGATAAATTATGGACTAATCACGAACGTAGAAGTGCACAAGCAAGATCATTTGAAGAAAGAGAGGAATATATTTTACCTGTGCGTTTTGATGAAACAGAAATACCAGGAATCACTCCAACGATAGGATATATTAATGGAAATAAAATATCTGAAGAAAAGTTAGCGGATTTAATAGTGAAAAAATTATTGTTAGGTTATTTAGATATTTCTTAA
- a CDS encoding DUF1802 family protein, giving the protein MKSTNKCLKDWNATVEALGQGKQTILIRNYKTNASEFLLYPTVSYSSKKDYLNHFQEKYQSFVEKNLLPEKNEGKVLIKYCIIVENIIEKSIHSIPSDKYYIWTRDHVKKYIKNKTAFIWILRVYKLKKPYWAEANRGIQYANLKKNVSIDAMEPILTDNVFLNIIHDI; this is encoded by the coding sequence CTGAAAAGTACAAACAAATGTCTTAAAGATTGGAATGCTACTGTAGAAGCTTTAGGTCAAGGAAAACAGACTATTTTAATTCGAAACTATAAAACCAATGCTTCTGAGTTTCTATTGTACCCAACTGTGAGTTATTCATCAAAAAAAGACTATTTAAACCATTTTCAGGAGAAATATCAGTCTTTTGTAGAAAAAAACTTATTACCTGAGAAGAATGAAGGGAAGGTTTTAATTAAATATTGTATAATAGTTGAAAATATAATTGAAAAGTCAATTCATTCGATACCATCTGATAAATATTATATTTGGACCAGAGACCACGTTAAGAAGTATATAAAAAACAAAACTGCTTTTATTTGGATATTAAGAGTATATAAATTAAAAAAACCTTACTGGGCTGAAGCTAATAGAGGTATTCAGTATGCAAATTTGAAGAAAAACGTTTCTATTGATGCAATGGAACCAATATTGACAGATAATGTGTTTTTGAATATCATTCATGATATTTAG
- a CDS encoding Eco57I restriction-modification methylase domain-containing protein: MFSFDITFLENKLGKFDKEYIYPRISLIEGSLIYVEKNTKEELDNEINQIKNNESLKPTYIWGYVNRTNAIYLTRSFGENKVFIYNPHSMVNTTEYIKGKLKVLKNLQRDTIDSLFDQKAVFDYFYKKLWDIRLELGKEIRNKNGLSDSDALMEAQHIIDRIIFTYFVCEKDLVFVKTDSSTVLEPIKGNILFSDILDQISSNTWDYLKHLFFEQFAKSGVKELDCGDGVYIKTPYLNGGLFRPKTIGGISEEDLVIEYNWNSIFEPLNKYSWIIEDNISDLEGEYEGNLTPEIIGHIYEKFVISIETLNEINLDELKISKKGYLIKGNKKIGAYYTPELVTDYISRNTITLFLYEKLGIKSDMDFNDFLSNSNIEILNKSNEILNQITICDPGCGSGAFLIKAGEILLEYKVLIQRKLGKENISRYNLKKEIIVNNIFGVDIQEGAVEICKLRLWLWLISSSHGDVEPLPNIEYNFVVGNSLVGWTKEELKQSVLFNLDKMVLVVLDALKIHYKDKIDDIKRVLLKKDMQSYAKAMSLLKDLYSYSTEGEAEQLKIVIESIRKPIYDKINGVFYDYIRSEGIKITRDEYDLLEPLHWMVDFNEIFLNDGFDIVIGNPPYLTFSRVSGSKGIEKKLLKSYKEYLTDYYTSSAEYKISTYAIFMNKGISLLNKDGFMSYITPDSFLIGRYYSKLRNFIMNTCKIERILLFREDFWKVGVIGFPVIAIFKKEDDNVKREDNNLTAICTKSIKAFNKGILKQYCYPQNYFRTIQYNRFRLFFDQFSKILVEKIESKSLQAGDVVSLHVGIRPRIGYKNISSKTPKDDKWKKGLIKGNEITHFNVNYCHNYINLDPDLLWAGGFDKDIIKQDKLLMRKTGDSLITALDTDGLYHLDIMHSIVLKDKKYDLKFLMALFNSKLLNHYYHLTNLSLGRVMAQTNMETVEKLPIRLNDNQDQIVNNINKVINIKNSEMNERNKFINYLKKDFNIEKLPNKLEKYYELSEDDFFKVLIDNKIEINSKDNVSRKFNKSLSILVPFIKNSAEIISKIDYLIYKMYDLSETDIELIEKDFRIIC; the protein is encoded by the coding sequence ATGTTTAGTTTTGATATTACATTCCTTGAAAATAAATTAGGGAAATTTGATAAAGAGTATATTTATCCTAGAATAAGTCTCATAGAGGGTTCTTTAATCTATGTTGAAAAAAATACCAAAGAAGAATTAGATAATGAAATAAATCAAATTAAAAACAATGAATCATTAAAACCGACATATATTTGGGGATATGTTAATAGGACTAATGCTATATATTTGACTAGATCATTTGGAGAAAATAAGGTCTTCATTTACAACCCTCATTCAATGGTAAATACTACAGAATATATTAAAGGCAAATTAAAAGTACTAAAAAACCTCCAAAGAGATACAATAGATAGTTTATTCGATCAAAAAGCTGTATTTGATTATTTTTATAAAAAGCTTTGGGATATAAGATTAGAATTAGGGAAAGAAATCAGAAATAAAAATGGCTTATCTGATAGCGATGCTTTAATGGAAGCTCAGCATATTATTGATAGAATAATATTTACTTATTTTGTTTGTGAAAAGGATTTAGTATTTGTAAAAACAGATTCATCAACTGTTTTAGAACCGATTAAAGGAAATATATTGTTTTCTGATATATTAGATCAAATTTCCTCCAATACATGGGATTATTTAAAACATTTATTTTTTGAACAATTTGCAAAATCAGGTGTTAAAGAACTAGATTGTGGTGATGGAGTCTATATAAAAACTCCTTATCTAAATGGGGGTTTATTTAGACCAAAAACAATTGGTGGAATTAGTGAGGAAGATTTAGTAATAGAATATAATTGGAATAGTATTTTTGAACCTTTGAATAAATATTCGTGGATAATCGAAGATAATATATCCGATTTAGAAGGGGAATATGAGGGCAATTTAACACCTGAAATTATTGGACATATTTATGAAAAATTTGTAATTTCAATTGAAACATTAAACGAAATTAATCTTGATGAACTTAAAATATCAAAAAAAGGATATCTAATTAAAGGTAATAAGAAAATTGGAGCTTATTATACTCCAGAATTAGTCACTGATTATATATCTCGTAATACTATTACTCTTTTTCTCTATGAAAAGTTGGGAATCAAGTCTGATATGGATTTTAATGATTTTTTAAGTAATTCCAACATAGAAATTCTAAATAAATCGAATGAAATCTTAAATCAAATTACTATTTGTGATCCTGGATGTGGGTCTGGTGCTTTTTTAATCAAAGCGGGAGAGATATTACTCGAATACAAAGTTCTAATACAAAGAAAATTGGGAAAAGAAAATATTAGTCGGTATAATTTGAAGAAAGAAATTATAGTAAATAATATTTTTGGAGTAGATATACAAGAGGGAGCAGTAGAAATATGCAAATTAAGATTATGGCTTTGGTTAATAAGTAGTTCGCATGGTGATGTAGAACCTTTACCGAACATTGAATATAATTTTGTTGTGGGAAACTCATTAGTTGGATGGACAAAAGAAGAGTTAAAACAAAGTGTTTTATTTAATTTGGATAAAATGGTATTGGTAGTTTTAGATGCATTAAAAATCCACTATAAAGATAAAATTGATGATATCAAAAGAGTACTATTAAAAAAGGATATGCAAAGTTATGCAAAAGCTATGTCTCTTCTTAAAGATCTTTATTCTTATTCAACTGAAGGTGAAGCAGAACAACTGAAAATAGTTATAGAAAGTATACGGAAACCGATATATGATAAGATCAATGGTGTTTTTTATGATTATATTCGATCAGAAGGAATTAAGATTACACGTGATGAATACGATTTATTAGAACCCTTACATTGGATGGTTGATTTTAATGAAATTTTTTTAAATGATGGTTTTGATATAGTCATTGGAAATCCTCCTTATTTAACTTTTTCTAGAGTCAGTGGTTCGAAAGGAATTGAGAAAAAGCTTTTAAAGTCTTATAAAGAATATTTAACAGATTATTATACTAGTTCGGCAGAATATAAAATTAGTACTTATGCTATTTTCATGAATAAAGGAATTTCCTTATTAAACAAGGATGGATTTATGAGTTATATTACCCCAGATAGTTTTTTAATTGGAAGATATTATTCTAAATTACGAAATTTCATAATGAATACTTGCAAAATTGAAAGAATTCTTTTATTTAGAGAAGACTTTTGGAAGGTTGGAGTAATAGGTTTTCCTGTAATAGCCATATTTAAAAAAGAAGATGATAATGTTAAACGAGAAGATAATAATTTAACTGCTATTTGTACAAAATCAATAAAGGCTTTTAATAAAGGAATTTTGAAGCAATATTGCTATCCTCAGAACTATTTTAGAACAATCCAATATAATCGTTTTAGGTTATTTTTTGATCAATTTTCAAAAATCCTTGTAGAAAAAATTGAATCTAAATCATTACAAGCTGGAGATGTAGTTAGTTTACATGTTGGGATAAGACCTCGTATTGGATATAAGAATATCTCTTCAAAAACTCCTAAAGATGATAAATGGAAAAAAGGGTTAATTAAAGGCAATGAAATAACACATTTTAATGTAAATTATTGTCACAATTATATCAATTTAGATCCAGACTTATTGTGGGCTGGTGGTTTCGACAAAGATATTATCAAGCAAGATAAACTATTGATGCGAAAAACAGGAGATAGTTTAATAACTGCTCTTGATACTGATGGTTTATACCATTTGGATATAATGCATTCAATAGTACTTAAAGACAAAAAATATGATTTAAAATTTTTAATGGCTTTATTCAATTCAAAATTATTAAATCACTATTATCATTTAACTAATCTTTCTTTAGGAAGAGTAATGGCTCAAACTAATATGGAAACTGTAGAAAAGCTTCCCATTCGCCTTAACGATAATCAAGATCAAATTGTGAACAATATTAATAAAGTAATTAATATTAAAAACTCCGAAATGAATGAAAGAAATAAATTTATTAATTATTTAAAAAAGGATTTTAATATTGAAAAATTACCTAATAAACTTGAAAAATATTATGAATTATCAGAAGATGATTTTTTTAAGGTATTAATAGATAATAAAATCGAAATAAATTCCAAGGATAATGTTAGTAGAAAATTTAACAAGAGTTTAAGTATTTTGGTACCTTTTATAAAAAATAGTGCTGAAATAATCAGTAAAATAGATTATTTGATTTATAAAATGTATGATCTTTCAGAAACAGATATAGAGTTAATAGAAAAGGATTTCAGAATAATATGTTGA